The nucleotide sequence tcaaaaatttctacagcaaatttcgcatttgacacaattcttgtcataagcgaagatgtcaacgatgacgtattattgacacttgatgtagattcttcatTTTTATTATCTCCCATTTTTGCTACAGATACTATTTATTTGCTAACAGTACAGAACaccaaagtaattcttttctgatgtgAAAGTTCaaactatgctgcaaccacagagcatactaagaTAGAACCttgactctgataccaattgttgcggaagccgaaTACATATAGAGTGATTAAATCACAACTACGATGTCTAGAGGtagctaataaatagtaaatgaaacaataataaaagGAACACCGGAAATTAACGAGGTTCagcaaaatttgatttttgcctAGTCCTTGGGCACAATCAATTCAaactttatttcactccaaaaatacaagtgaaatactacaagagagaaagaatattcaaatgccttaggagataagaaggcaagtgagagatGCTTTCAAATGAACAAAACCCTTGCTATAGAAGGGAAATTGCCCTAATAATATCATGCATGACATCACATTAAGTATGAACATgcaatgtaaatgcatgaaaaatgcatctaccaatttctaccaatttcttccaaaaaagGAGGCTTCAAATGTTCACACTAGTTCACATCAATCTTGACAAATTCAAGACACTCATCATTTAAAATGAATATCTAGACAGCTTTCCCTCTCCGAAGAACAGAAGTAGACTGTAACTAGACAAAATGCAATGAATAATTGAAAAGCAAAACAGAAACAATAAGGTGCACTATCAGAGAGTTTGAGAATGTTTAGCGACAAGAAGATGCCAGAGAAGATAAATTGGCCTTGGAAGATTGACTTTGAGTTCGGTTTCTCAGCCTTTGCCTACTCTTTTGAGCACTGCCCCTGTGCGTCCTGGAAGATGCAGAATTTCCAAGATTGACTTTCCTAGTTGTTCTGCTGCTAGTGCTTCGGTTGCTGTTACCAAGTGCTGCTTCTGCAACAGCTTGATCTCGTGCCTTTTGTGGATTAATAGCTTGTTTATTCAGGAAAACTAGCTTCCGAAGAAGACTGCACATTGTCTTACGCAGTTGGTAATCACTAATGTGGATTGGATTGCCCAACAGATTTAGAGCAATCAAAGAGTTATAGTTTGCCACAAGTTGGCGAAGAGCGTTAGTTGTAGTTATCTTGTTGAAACTCAGGTCAAGAACTGACAGCTTGAAAAGCCTATGCAGCCCCTCCACATAACTTATTTTGTTACCAGCAATGTAGAGCTCCTTGAATAGTATACAATTCGATAAACCTGATGGCAAAATCATCAACTCAAGAGTTTTGAAGCCAAGACAATTGAATTGGTTGAGGTTTAAATAAGTACAAATTTACCTCGTCCAATCCGAGAAATTTTATTGTAACGGAGGTCAAGCACCCGAAAACGAGTCAATTCCTTGAGACCTTCAATTTTGTGAATCTGGTTCCTTGATAAATTAAGAACATGAAGACCATTCGGCAGTGATCCTGGAGTTATGTGAACTGCATCAATACATAAACATAAAACAATTTTCAGTGAGTGTCACATGTAACCATTTTCTTTTGTGTTGTCTTCAGTTTAGTAGAACTAAACATGATAACCCACCTATGGAGTTGCCTGATAAATTGACTGACCGAAGAATGGAGAAGTGTGACATTACAGGGTTAATTCTAAGTCCAACACCTGCAATGTGAGCAACCGTTGAGGATGAATTGAGAGACTGGATCACGTTGTTGGCATGTATAACCTCTGCTGGCACATTTGTATTTGGACGCCTAATCATGAGTGATGAGTTTCTTGCAATTGATTTACCAGCATGGGCTGAAGGTGGGAAGTCACGGTCATCTTCATCAATTAAGTGTGGTGGACTAATAGAAAGTTCTTTCACCCATTCATCAACTCTTGAGAATGTAGAAGATTCTGCAGGGCATGCAACCCACTGATTTTGTGGCCACATACCAGTTACTCTATGGATGTTATTGCACCCCTTTTTCAACGATTTCCCAGTGAATGAAGCAGTTGATCCCAACTTGCTTAAGTCCACGCCTTGCCCTGGTTCTAGAGTGTCTGAAGAGTATCCACCTTGCTTGCTTAGAATTATTTTAATAGGGATTGGCTGTGGTTTGCAATTGCTTGTTTCTTTTGCGTTCCTATGGCTCCATAGAAAGAGTTTCCACCACAACTTTCGACTTCTGGATGGTAGGATTTGGCTTGAGGAATGTTTTCTCAGCATAACTTTGTCAGCACTACAATGTGAAGATACTGAAACTGGACTTCCAATAGGCAACTTCTCAGCTAATCTCTGCATTTCTTCAAATGACTGGGATTTTGGTGGCTTCAGACTAATCTTTTTTAAGGTATCCCTCATTGCCAAATATGAGCAGGAGCGCTTAAGTACTGTACAAGTCCAAGATTCTCGTTTACCAATCCCCGGATCACTAACGTTTCCAGTCTtaatgatttccaagacatcttCATCTTTCTTATTTTGGTGCTGATCATTTACATAATTGTTGAGCTTGTAAGGAAGATTCATCTTTTTGTGAAGCAATCGATCAGATTCCTCATTTATGCTTCCAAGATGGCCTTGAATATCAAAATCAAAACTGTCCCTGTTCATTGAAAGGCTTTCATCGTGCTCATCTTCCCCTTCGTATTCGAACTCCTTAGCTTCTCTAAAGGAGGTTTCATGACTCAATTCCTTGACCTTCTTCCCAGGAATAACAAAAGAAGTTGATTTCGACTCATCAGTTTTGTCACTACACTCTATATGACCTTCAACTGGTGCATGGACCTTAGCAGTTTTTCgaaatctctcttttctctaaaAGCAACAAAACCgtggaaataagaaaaaagttCAGCTTTTGCACCGACAGTAAAAGAAAAAGGGAACTGTAGTATTAAACATAATGATATACTTGCCTTATACTTCTTGTTTCTTCCTACAAGACCACCAAAGCAGCTACAATTTGCCATTTCTTTTGCAGTTTCTTTTCCTCTATTTCAATTTACATCTGGAAAACTGAGCTAACAAAAGAATGGatgtttgataaaaaaaaaaaaaaagaactttctACATAATGAAGGTGGAATATTAGCCGTAATCAATAGGCAGGCGCCAAAGCAATGTCCAA is from Nicotiana tabacum cultivar K326 chromosome 18, ASM71507v2, whole genome shotgun sequence and encodes:
- the LOC107795939 gene encoding uncharacterized protein LOC107795939, whose amino-acid sequence is MANCSCFGGLVGRNKKYKRKERFRKTAKVHAPVEGHIECSDKTDESKSTSFVIPGKKVKELSHETSFREAKEFEYEGEDEHDESLSMNRDSFDFDIQGHLGSINEESDRLLHKKMNLPYKLNNYVNDQHQNKKDEDVLEIIKTGNVSDPGIGKRESWTCTVLKRSCSYLAMRDTLKKISLKPPKSQSFEEMQRLAEKLPIGSPVSVSSHCSADKVMLRKHSSSQILPSRSRKLWWKLFLWSHRNAKETSNCKPQPIPIKIILSKQGGYSSDTLEPGQGVDLSKLGSTASFTGKSLKKGCNNIHRVTGMWPQNQWVACPAESSTFSRVDEWVKELSISPPHLIDEDDRDFPPSAHAGKSIARNSSLMIRRPNTNVPAEVIHANNVIQSLNSSSTVAHIAGVGLRINPVMSHFSILRSVNLSGNSIVHITPGSLPNGLHVLNLSRNQIHKIEGLKELTRFRVLDLRYNKISRIGRGLSNCILFKELYIAGNKISYVEGLHRLFKLSVLDLSFNKITTTNALRQLVANYNSLIALNLLGNPIHISDYQLRKTMCSLLRKLVFLNKQAINPQKARDQAVAEAALGNSNRSTSSRTTRKVNLGNSASSRTHRGSAQKSRQRLRNRTQSQSSKANLSSLASSCR